One Pseudomonadota bacterium DNA segment encodes these proteins:
- a CDS encoding class I SAM-dependent methyltransferase: MAIQMLCESKTEQSCQLAEGVFPPRAISGKNYDFEEIKQQLLRGPRVTNLAPVFERIASGLTQRPRKEIYAAPEFLKQNQELADYHDILKRNFGTFLKHGCASIPFLLEELVRIGVAVNKLAKTTETSNKPFSFYETSSADGTAARTLAEYAAGRIYTLTDSPNEANEIEFKRLCSHSYSQFYKGCFADITPSLIKQRYGHFSGGFDVIWENTTFQMYGNFRDEQIAYVKRLLKPKGVMIFLEKMNHRDQAEYLRRESIKDTNFKSLYFSAEEISKKKSDIIETMERGQTTIESFTRVAYRHFEHVHLIWNSLNFYHIAASNDADSIEKFLSFLENPHVPEQFATTELGELVPTIPL, from the coding sequence ATGGCCATTCAAATGCTTTGCGAGTCCAAAACAGAACAATCTTGCCAACTGGCTGAGGGGGTATTTCCTCCTCGGGCAATAAGTGGTAAAAATTACGATTTTGAAGAGATAAAGCAACAACTGCTCCGTGGTCCACGGGTCACTAACTTAGCTCCTGTGTTTGAGCGCATTGCCTCTGGTCTTACCCAACGACCTCGAAAAGAGATCTATGCCGCCCCTGAATTCTTGAAACAGAATCAAGAATTAGCGGACTATCACGACATTCTCAAAAGAAACTTCGGCACATTCTTGAAACACGGCTGCGCAAGCATTCCTTTTCTTCTCGAGGAACTAGTGCGGATTGGCGTTGCCGTGAACAAGCTCGCGAAAACGACAGAGACATCTAACAAACCATTTAGTTTCTATGAAACCAGCTCAGCGGACGGAACTGCCGCAAGAACACTCGCTGAATACGCAGCAGGTCGCATTTATACGCTGACTGATTCACCGAATGAAGCCAACGAGATTGAGTTTAAGAGGCTTTGTAGTCACTCCTATTCGCAGTTCTACAAAGGTTGCTTTGCGGATATTACGCCCTCTCTGATTAAACAACGGTATGGTCATTTCTCCGGCGGCTTTGATGTCATTTGGGAAAACACGACTTTTCAGATGTACGGCAATTTTCGAGACGAACAGATTGCCTACGTAAAGCGCCTACTCAAGCCTAAGGGAGTTATGATTTTTCTCGAGAAAATGAATCACCGTGATCAAGCTGAATATCTCAGACGAGAAAGCATTAAGGATACAAACTTTAAGTCGCTCTACTTCAGTGCTGAGGAAATTTCGAAGAAAAAAAGCGATATTATTGAAACGATGGAGCGGGGGCAAACAACGATCGAATCTTTTACACGGGTCGCTTATCGACACTTCGAACACGTGCACTTGATATGGAACAGCTTAAACTTCTACCACATTGCAGCTTCAAACGACGCCGACTCAATTGAAAAATTCTTGTCCTTCTTGGAAAACCCTCATGTACCAGAGCAGTTTGCAACTACAGAACTCGGAGAATTAGTCCCAACCATTCCTTTATAG
- a CDS encoding membrane dipeptidase → MDKIDLHNDLLNYLLIDSQRTPYDEGLKCSISQMIKGEIRTQILAAFSLTPSDPRSLSIQFARYLKLRSCRESLAKQIQFLWAIEDAQQLTGDSPLGKTVEDKIQNFLRSNNAPVYVSLTWIHENEFGGGDRTNVGLKPQGSQLLEVLAATNTTIDLSHASDRLAYDIINYREKKGHQNGLIISHTNFRSVHNVPRNVSDEIARYILKVNGLIGLSFSKSQLGIRDRLNTEEHFGYALSLDKKFEEVLCLGGDIYHQEDVPQALRKATSNFYPELSQSGDYITLNALSPNFLFANAHRYLKRNNFIAAD, encoded by the coding sequence ATGGACAAAATCGATCTCCACAATGACCTTCTTAACTATTTGCTTATCGATTCGCAGCGAACTCCGTATGATGAAGGCCTCAAATGCTCGATTTCGCAGATGATCAAGGGTGAAATTAGGACACAGATATTGGCTGCGTTTTCTCTTACTCCCTCAGATCCTCGATCGCTTTCTATCCAGTTCGCGCGCTATTTAAAGCTCCGTTCGTGTAGGGAAAGCTTAGCTAAGCAAATTCAATTTCTTTGGGCGATTGAAGATGCTCAGCAACTGACTGGAGATTCTCCTCTGGGAAAAACAGTTGAGGATAAAATTCAGAATTTCTTAAGATCAAACAATGCGCCCGTGTATGTCAGCCTTACCTGGATTCATGAGAATGAGTTCGGGGGGGGAGATCGGACTAATGTGGGCCTCAAACCTCAAGGGTCTCAGCTTCTTGAGGTTCTAGCTGCAACGAACACGACTATCGATCTGAGCCATGCCTCGGACCGGCTAGCTTACGACATAATTAATTATCGCGAGAAAAAAGGTCATCAAAATGGGTTGATTATTAGCCATACCAATTTTAGAAGTGTGCACAATGTGCCTAGGAATGTTTCAGATGAGATTGCTCGCTACATACTGAAAGTAAACGGGCTGATTGGACTCTCATTTTCAAAGAGTCAGCTTGGTATTCGCGACCGATTAAACACCGAAGAACACTTTGGGTATGCTCTTTCATTAGATAAAAAGTTTGAAGAGGTCCTCTGCCTGGGGGGAGATATCTACCATCAGGAGGATGTTCCCCAGGCGCTTCGGAAAGCAACAAGTAATTTTTATCCAGAGCTTTCGCAATCAGGTGATTACATAACCTTAAATGCACTCAGTCCAAACTTTCTTTTTGCAAATGCTCATCGGTATCTGAAGAGAAACAATTTTATCGCGGCTGATTAA
- the ettA gene encoding energy-dependent translational throttle protein EttA codes for MPPIIFSMHRVNRVYPPGKQVLKDISLSFFEGAKIGVVGLNGSGKSSFLKILAGLDKEFSGDVMPRANLTVGYLEQEPRLNPDKNVKENVMEGCHEAASLLAEFEAVSAKLGDDISSDEMERLIDKQASLQDRIEAMGAWELDRTLEIAMDALRCPPGDSPVANLSGGEKRRVALCKLLLQKPDLLLLDEPTNHLDTESVAWLERHLNEYKGAVVCITHDRYFLDNVAQWILELDRGHGVPWEGNYSSWLEQKHARLALEEKGESKRQKTLARELEWIRQSPRARQAKSKARIKAYDELLNVEQDRKIEELEIFIPPGKRLGDVVIQAQSVSKGYGERMLFENLSFNLPRGGIVGVIGPNGAGKTTLFRLITGQDGADAGSFKVGETVVLSYVDQSRDTLNDKKSVYDEISDGLDLIKLGDKEVNARAYVAKFNFAGADQQKLVGALSGGERNRIHLAKMLRSGGNVILLDEPTNDLDVNTLRALEEALLNFAGCAVVISHDRWFLDRIATHILAFEGNSEVVWFEGNYQEYEADRRTRLGADAETPHRIKYRKLTH; via the coding sequence ATGCCACCAATTATCTTCTCAATGCATCGCGTCAATCGGGTTTATCCACCAGGTAAACAGGTACTTAAGGATATCTCGCTCTCATTCTTTGAGGGCGCAAAGATCGGCGTCGTGGGGCTTAACGGCTCAGGAAAGTCGAGTTTTCTTAAGATATTAGCCGGATTAGATAAGGAGTTTAGTGGCGATGTAATGCCTCGCGCTAACCTAACCGTCGGTTATCTTGAGCAGGAGCCGCGGCTTAATCCAGATAAGAACGTTAAGGAGAACGTAATGGAGGGCTGCCATGAGGCCGCCTCCCTACTCGCTGAATTTGAAGCCGTCAGCGCCAAGCTCGGTGACGATATCTCCAGCGATGAGATGGAGCGCCTAATCGACAAACAGGCCTCCCTACAGGACAGAATAGAGGCCATGGGGGCGTGGGAGCTCGACCGGACCCTTGAGATCGCAATGGATGCCCTGCGGTGCCCCCCGGGCGATTCCCCCGTTGCAAACCTATCGGGTGGTGAGAAGCGTCGTGTGGCGCTCTGTAAACTACTGCTGCAAAAACCTGATCTTTTACTGCTCGATGAGCCAACGAACCATCTCGATACTGAGTCGGTCGCCTGGCTGGAGCGCCACTTAAACGAATATAAGGGCGCGGTGGTGTGCATCACCCATGATCGCTACTTTCTCGATAACGTAGCGCAATGGATCCTAGAGCTCGACCGTGGTCACGGCGTGCCGTGGGAGGGAAATTACTCAAGCTGGCTAGAACAGAAACACGCCCGTCTGGCGCTTGAAGAAAAGGGTGAATCAAAGCGACAGAAAACCCTCGCGCGAGAATTAGAGTGGATCCGACAATCACCACGCGCGCGCCAAGCAAAATCAAAGGCACGTATTAAAGCCTATGACGAGCTGCTCAACGTTGAGCAGGATCGCAAGATCGAAGAGCTTGAGATCTTCATTCCACCAGGCAAGCGTCTGGGGGATGTGGTCATTCAGGCGCAGAGCGTTTCCAAGGGCTACGGCGAGCGCATGCTCTTTGAAAACCTTAGCTTTAACCTTCCGCGCGGCGGTATCGTTGGTGTGATAGGGCCGAACGGTGCAGGCAAGACGACCCTCTTTAGGTTAATTACAGGCCAGGACGGGGCAGACGCAGGCAGCTTTAAGGTAGGCGAAACCGTTGTACTCTCCTACGTCGATCAGAGTCGCGATACCTTAAACGACAAGAAGAGCGTCTATGATGAGATCTCGGACGGATTAGATCTGATTAAGCTTGGCGATAAAGAGGTCAACGCCCGCGCCTACGTAGCGAAGTTCAACTTTGCTGGAGCGGATCAGCAGAAATTAGTTGGCGCCCTCTCCGGAGGTGAGCGCAACCGTATTCATCTGGCGAAGATGTTGCGCTCAGGTGGGAACGTAATCCTACTCGATGAGCCCACTAACGATCTCGATGTTAATACCCTGCGTGCTTTAGAGGAGGCCCTGCTAAACTTCGCAGGCTGCGCCGTCGTGATAAGCCATGATCGTTGGTTCCTCGACAGAATTGCGACCCATATCCTCGCGTTTGAGGGCAACAGCGAGGTCGTCTGGTTTGAGGGCAACTATCAGGAGTACGAGGCCGACCGTAGAACACGGCTCGGCGCTGATGCTGAAACTCCGCACCGCATTAAATACAGAAAGCTTACTCACTAG